The Syngnathus acus chromosome 2, fSynAcu1.2, whole genome shotgun sequence genomic interval GGGAGGACGGATGTTCTGTACCGCTACTGTCGTGGAAGTGCTGCCAACAAGCAGTGTGTGGACATggtacacacagacacaaacatgACATCCTTCTATCTGAATAATCTACTCATCTGTGTATACTTAGATTCTGGGCGTAGACTTGCTTGAGAAGCAGAGCGCCGCTCAGACAGCCcaatctccaagtgacctccTGCCCTTCAAACATCCAACTGTCTTGCTGCGTCTGTCAATCATGGGCTATCTAGGGTAACGCATTGTTATGAACTTTCAGCAACGCCATAACCGTAAAATGCCgcaagatggtgccaaagtccTAGTTAATACAGCAAAATGTGTGAATAACTTCCACAAGCGATCTCCCACCCTCTTCTCTAATGGCAGAACATTCTCACTTGGCCAGTTGTCAAGCAATTGCGTAACCGTCTCATACACACGCGTGAGGATGCTCCGCGTGTTGTATTGCAGATATGAGAAATCTCTTGACTTGTCAGTCCATGTTGAGTAAAACTCAATTTCGTTTCTTTGTGCCGGTCAGGGCTGCGACTGCGCTGACTTACTATGGCATCTGTATGAACATTGGCTCCTTCGGCGTGAACATCTACTCGGCCCAGTTCTTCTCCGGACTTTCAGAGGCTCCCTCTCTGCTCATCCCGCTGGTTCGCCTAGATCGGCGTCCCTTCAGCATGTTGACTCTGTGCCTGAGCGGAAGTGCCTGCTTAGTGTCTTTGCTGCTGTCCAGATACCAATGTAACAGTTCAAcaaaataacagcaaaactaaatgaaagaaaacagataATCTCTCACAACAGGCAAATGTGCCAAGGCACAGTTGTTGGGAATCACTGCATTATGTTTGATCACATGCATCATTTTTGCTCAATAATGGGATTAGGATGTCTGTTCTGCAGGTGACGCAATGCTCGTGATGAGTTTGGCACTGCTGGGCAAATTCAGCATCCTAGCCACAATCTACATCTTGTCTCTGTACAGCATTGAGCTGTTTCCCACAGTGGTCAGGTGACACTGAGCGACTGACTGATGGCAAATTCATCATCCTCTGAAGCTTAATTGTCTTGTGTGTTCTACTCGCAGGCAGCGTTGCATGGCGGTGGTTGATTTGTGTTACCGCCTCGGCTGTCTGTTTAGCACTCTGTTCCCACCCAACCCCGAAGGAGCCATCCCACTGGTCGCCATGCTCATCTACAGCAGCGGGCCTATCATAGGCTGCGGATTGTGTCGACTGCTTCCCGAGACTAGCGGCACCCTGCTCCCTGACTCTCTGGACGACTGTCTCAGGCCAACTCAACACTCCCACGAATCAAGGTGAGCACACAAGTGCCAATTGGAGCCGTGACAAGCATAAGGTCATCGACACCGCTGGCAAAAGAGTCACAGCAGAGCAGAGCTGGCCCCAGGCACAAGCCAACTAGGCACACGACCGCTAGGGGGCATCGCAAGCGCAATTAACAGCCAATTATTAGGCACTATGTCATACATTCAGTGCTCCTTGACCCCACGTTTGCCTTCACTCGAGCTTCTTTCCTGTCATACAGAATTCACACGTTAAGATCATCTTGTCCGTTTCTTATCAGGGGAAAAGTTACTGCTTTTGGGAAGAAGTTAGAGCCGTTGGAAAAGTAAGTATAGAGATGGTTGACGGTTTTTGTAAATTAGATCTATATGCCGCACGACAGCGGGGACGCGCTTTGAACGATGCAATAAtcgattttaaaaatatatttaaaaaataatcaatatttGATTGAGTgggactgaaaaaaaatctaaagcaTTTAAAGAGTTGTAGTAAAATCAAGTCTCATCTCCTGTCTTTTCAGGAAGCTGCAAACCCAGATGGCTGTCGTTGGCGCAACAGAGTGAAGGCAAACGCACAACATCTCTCAGGCAGCGTGAAACAGCTGTGTTTCCTTTTTCATGAGCCACTTTTATCTGTACTGCGCTAATTTGTCTTgcaacattattttatttggttaTAAACCAACACACATGGCTGGTGAATAGTCGTATTTGTCACAGCGTTAAAGGGATACAAATCATCATTCAATATTTCAAGTGGAACAGACGGTTTGCTCCACTGCTGTGAAACTTGCACAAGCACACTTTCACCTTTCTTATACTGAGCAAGTAAGCTCTTAACATGAATCACTTAGAAAGCTTCTTCAATacaaaattgattttattttaaagatgctaagaaaaaatttaaaagcagCTGAAGCGAAATAATGTGGGATTAACGAATAGATGGTTGACCAGTGAAGAAGTTATGTACAAGTATGCCAAACGGTTTGAGCATTAGTTCCAAATCCATGTATCAGCACGCTTAGTCTTTACACAAAAGACAATGTTGTAATCAATACTAGTAAGAGAGTCATTCTACTAGTGGGATGAACTGTGAGAAAAATGAGTGTAACAGTACAGCTGAATGTTAAGAACATATACGTAAATGTTCAAACAGCTTGCTGTAGTTCCTGAGCCAACGTGCAGCTCCTTTCCTCCTGTAACCCTGGTAACCAAGTGGCAGCGGTCAATAAGTCACATAGTTTGCAGGAAAGATGCCCTTTCGACCACCCAATTGCCCCTCCCACCAGTCGTACTGGTTCTCGGTCTtggtgatgatggtgatgCGGTCGCCGGGATTGAAGCTCAGGTCACCGGGCTGTTGGCCAGCATATGCGTGGACTGCAGTGACCACCAGGGGTTCACTGGCTCCTTGTGGATAGAatgtttgtattattattatcatcataatAAATGTCAGGATACTTCCAGGTCGActgaaacaatgacaaaaatgtatcGTTTGGGCAGCCAAATAAAAGTTTAGGGGTTTGTTTTTTACCCTTGAAACCTAAATCATGTGAATGACGCAAACGGTT includes:
- the LOC119117117 gene encoding solute carrier family 22 member 13 isoform X6 translates to MSPLQLSVFWRLSLAFFFNAFLFFLDIFIATLDGENCQHGNGTSNSGTNPQNQSERKELLEEEFVWMTKIYSRDVREASSVAVLRVCAASVWPCASCFPSANPVPRCSLLDRRVLLLYQQLLRLSGSLPESPRWLVLMGRTDVLYRYCRGSAANKQCVDMILGVDLLEKQSAAQTAQSPSDLLPFKHPTVLLRLSIMGYLGAATALTYYGICMNIGSFGVNIYSAQFFSGLSEAPSLLIPLVRLDRRPFSMLTLCLSGSACLVSLLLSRYQCDAMLVMSLALLGKFSILATIYILSLYSIELFPTVVRQRCMAVVDLCYRLGCLFSTLFPPNPEGAIPLVAMLIYSSGPIIGCGLCRLLPETSGTLLPDSLDDCLRPTQHSHESRIHTLRSSCPFLIRGKVTAFGKKLEPLEKKLQTQMAVVGATE
- the LOC119117117 gene encoding solute carrier family 22 member 6 isoform X1, with the translated sequence MSPLQLSVFWRLSLAFFFNAFLFFLDIFIATLDGENCQHGNGTSNSGTNPQNQSERKELLEEEFVWMTKIYSRDSVCGQTPWLSHGRIVFMVGMLLGSLVGGALSDRYGKRPVLLFCVCVQPLCGLVPAVFPQPTLFLAVRCLTGVCCCCINNCSVSLAVEWTAPSARLWSPVFLGFCFSLGTMAGALLAWLSPTWTQLHLSLALPHFICLPLFRSVLACPCFTSGVSALVGANGEDGCSVPLLSWKCCQQAILGVDLLEKQSAAQTAQSPSDLLPFKHPTVLLRLSIMGYLGAATALTYYGICMNIGSFGVNIYSAQFFSGLSEAPSLLIPLVRLDRRPFSMLTLCLSGSACLVSLLLSRYQCDAMLVMSLALLGKFSILATIYILSLYSIELFPTVVRQRCMAVVDLCYRLGCLFSTLFPPNPEGAIPLVAMLIYSSGPIIGCGLCRLLPETSGTLLPDSLDDCLRPTQHSHESRIHTLRSSCPFLIRGKVTAFGKKLEPLEKKLQTQMAVVGATE
- the LOC119117117 gene encoding solute carrier family 22 member 13 isoform X2, with amino-acid sequence MSPLQLSVFWRLSLAFFFNAFLFFLDIFIATLDGENCQHGNGTSNSGTNPQNQSERKELLEEEFVWMTKIYSRDSVCGQTPWLSHGRIVFMVGMLLGSLVGGALSDRYGKRPVLLFCVCVQPLCGLVPAVFPQPTLFLAVRCLTGVCCCCINNCSVSLAVEWTAPSARLWSPVFLGFCFSLGTMAGALLAWLSPTWTQLHLSLALPHFICLPLFRSLPESPRWLVLMGRTDVLYRYCRGSAANKQCVDMILGVDLLEKQSAAQTAQSPSDLLPFKHPTVLLRLSIMGYLGAATALTYYGICMNIGSFGVNIYSAQFFSGLSEAPSLLIPLVRLDRRPFSMLTLCLSGSACLVSLLLSRYQCDAMLVMSLALLGKFSILATIYILSLYSIELFPTVVRQRCMAVVDLCYRLGCLFSTLFPPNPEGAIPLVAMLIYSSGPIIGCGLCRLLPETSGTLLPDSLDDCLRPTQHSHESRIHTLRSSCPFLIRGKVTAFGKKLEPLEKKLQTQMAVVGATE
- the LOC119117117 gene encoding solute carrier family 22 member 6 isoform X4: MSPLQLSVFWRLSLAFFFNAFLFFLDIFIATLDGENCQHGNGTSNSGTNPQNQSERKELLEEEFVWMTKIYSRDSVCGQTPWLSHGRIVFMVGMLLGSLVGGALSDRYGKRPVLLFCVCVQPLCGLVPAVFPQPTLFLAVRCLTGVCCCCINNCSVSLAVEWTAPSARLWSPVFLGFCFSLGTMAGALLAWLSPTWTQLHLSLALPHFICLPLFRSVLACPCFTSGVSALVGANGEDGCSVPLLSWKCCQQAILGVDLLEKQSAAQTAQSPSDLLPFKHPTVLLRLSIMGYLGAATALTYYGICMNIGSFGVNIYSAQFFSGLSEAPSLLIPLVRLDRRPFSMLTLCLSGSACLVSLLLSRYQCDAMLVMSLALLGKFSILATIYILSLYSIELFPTVVRQRCMAVVDLCYRLGCLFSTLFPPNPEGAIPLVAMLIYSSGPIIGCGLCRLLPETSGTLLPDSLDDCLRPTQHSHESRKLQTQMAVVGATE
- the LOC119117117 gene encoding solute carrier family 22 member 6 isoform X5, whose product is MVGMLLGSLVGGALSDRYGKRPVLLFCVCVQPLCGLVPAVFPQPTLFLAVRCLTGVCCCCINNCSVSLAVEWTAPSARLWSPVFLGFCFSLGTMAGALLAWLSPTWTQLHLSLALPHFICLPLFRSVLACPCFTSGVSALVGANGEDGCSVPLLSWKCCQQAILGVDLLEKQSAAQTAQSPSDLLPFKHPTVLLRLSIMGYLGAATALTYYGICMNIGSFGVNIYSAQFFSGLSEAPSLLIPLVRLDRRPFSMLTLCLSGSACLVSLLLSRYQCDAMLVMSLALLGKFSILATIYILSLYSIELFPTVVRQRCMAVVDLCYRLGCLFSTLFPPNPEGAIPLVAMLIYSSGPIIGCGLCRLLPETSGTLLPDSLDDCLRPTQHSHESRIHTLRSSCPFLIRGKVTAFGKKLEPLEKKLQTQMAVVGATE
- the LOC119117117 gene encoding solute carrier family 22 member 6 isoform X3, which codes for MSPLQLSVFWRLSLAFFFNAFLFFLDIFIATLDGENCQHGNGTSNSGTNPQNQSERKELLEEEFVWMTKIYSRDSVCGQTPWLSHGRIVFMVGMLLGSLVGGALSDRYGKRPVLLFCVCVQPLCGLVPAVFPQPTLFLAVRCLTGVCCCCINNCSVSLAVEWTAPSARLWSPVFLGFCFSLGTMAGALLAWLSPTWTQLHLSLALPHFICLPLFRSVLACPCFTSGVSALVGANGEDGCSVPLLSWKCCQQAILGVDLLEKQSAAQTAQSPSDLLPFKHPTVLLRLSIMGYLGAATALTYYGICMNIGSFGVNIYSAQFFSGLSEAPSLLIPLVRLDRRPFSMLTLCLSGSACLVSLLLSRYQCDAMLVMSLALLGKFSILATIYILSLYSIELFPTVVRQRCMAVVDLCYRLGCLFSTLFPPNPEGAIPLVAMLIYSSGPIIGCGLCRLLPETSGTLLPDSLDDCLRPTQHSHESRGKVTAFGKKLEPLEKKLQTQMAVVGATE